In Gracilimonas sp., a single window of DNA contains:
- a CDS encoding calcium/sodium antiporter has translation MTVILFIVGLVILIGGAELFLRSVDKFGAAWSVSPVVMGLTVVAFATGAPELAISLQAAVEGKPDLVLGNILGSNVANILLILGIAGLVSPLKITNRIIKIDIPAVIGASTLLFVLAVDGVLSPLDGGIILGALVLYSVFMYTQIRKDRALNRLQQQAKIDVGEPVTSLFYGKYIFFLLAGLVLIVLGSRWMVEAAVEIAGILGISELIIGLTIVSIGTSLPEVATSLAAVRKGDSDTAVANVMGSNLYNILLTLGLTIIIAPGVIDVSASAIKLDLPIMLIVAIACLPLFWPGKLLGRMEAAGFLFYYSVYMAYLVLIAINHPFKEQLEWGMIWIVIPITIVLIVVKFVTDFRKEKLT, from the coding sequence ATGACGGTTATATTATTTATTGTTGGGCTGGTGATCCTTATTGGGGGAGCTGAATTATTTTTGAGATCAGTAGATAAATTTGGAGCAGCATGGAGTGTCTCGCCTGTGGTGATGGGGCTTACCGTTGTGGCTTTTGCAACCGGGGCTCCGGAGCTGGCTATTAGCTTACAAGCGGCTGTGGAAGGAAAACCTGACCTGGTGCTCGGCAACATTCTTGGAAGCAATGTTGCGAATATTCTCTTGATTTTAGGAATTGCAGGGCTCGTCAGTCCTTTAAAAATTACGAACCGGATTATTAAAATTGATATCCCCGCAGTAATTGGAGCAAGCACTTTGCTCTTTGTATTAGCCGTAGACGGTGTACTTAGTCCACTTGATGGTGGTATTATTTTAGGGGCTTTAGTGTTGTACTCTGTATTTATGTACACTCAAATTCGAAAAGACCGGGCTCTTAACCGATTACAACAGCAGGCAAAGATTGATGTTGGAGAACCGGTTACTTCCTTATTTTATGGCAAATACATATTCTTTTTACTGGCTGGCCTGGTACTGATTGTATTGGGTTCAAGGTGGATGGTTGAAGCTGCAGTGGAGATTGCAGGGATATTAGGTATCTCCGAGCTTATTATTGGGCTTACAATTGTATCTATTGGAACATCCTTACCTGAGGTAGCTACTTCCCTTGCTGCAGTTCGAAAAGGAGATTCGGATACGGCTGTTGCAAATGTAATGGGAAGCAATTTGTATAACATTCTTTTAACGCTGGGACTTACGATCATAATTGCGCCCGGTGTCATTGACGTATCTGCGAGCGCCATTAAACTGGACCTTCCGATCATGTTGATAGTGGCCATCGCCTGTTTGCCTTTATTTTGGCCGGGGAAATTATTGGGAAGGATGGAAGCCGCCGGATTCCTTTTTTACTACTCGGTTTATATGGCTTATTTGGTTTTGATAGCCATCAATCATCCATTCAAGGAGCAACTGGAATGGGGTATGATATGGATTGTAATCCCCATTACAATAGTACTGATTGTCGTCAAGTTTGTGACTGATTTCAGAAAGGAAAAGCTGACTTAG
- a CDS encoding amidohydrolase family protein: MKIRAVFLTVILSLLVISSGFAQRTIIHAGTLIDGVSDEARTEVSILIEDNKITGVEKGYIAGNNNDQIIDLKSKTVLPGLIDLHVHLESETNPQKYLEEFTFNEADFAMRSTAFAKRTLMAGFTTVRELGGSGVNISLRNAINQGYVDGPRVITVGKSLATTGGHADPTNGWKNDLMGNPGPTEGVVNGVAEARQGVRQRYKEGSDHIKITATGGVLSVAKSGDAPQFFEDELDAIVQTANEYGMHVAAHAHGEEGMKRAVEAGVLTIEHGTHMSTEVMDLMIKNGTYYVPTISAGKWVAEKAKVEGYYPDLVVPKALEIGPKIQNTFAEAYNHGVKIAFGTDAGVFPHGLNGKEFRYMTEVGMPVMEAIKSATITGATVLGMENQIGTIEVGKLADIVATDTNPLNDVTALESVSFVMKDGIIYKN, from the coding sequence ATGAAAATCAGAGCAGTTTTTCTCACCGTCATCTTGTCACTTTTGGTTATTTCTTCAGGATTTGCCCAACGAACCATTATTCACGCAGGCACCTTAATTGATGGAGTTTCCGATGAAGCCCGGACTGAAGTAAGCATCTTAATTGAAGACAATAAAATAACAGGTGTAGAAAAAGGATACATAGCCGGTAACAATAACGATCAGATCATTGATCTGAAATCCAAAACTGTACTTCCCGGCCTCATTGATTTACATGTGCATCTGGAAAGCGAAACCAATCCTCAAAAATATTTAGAAGAATTCACCTTTAATGAGGCTGATTTTGCCATGCGTTCCACCGCCTTTGCAAAGAGGACACTAATGGCCGGATTTACCACGGTTAGAGAACTTGGAGGATCAGGAGTTAATATTTCTCTTCGCAATGCCATTAATCAGGGCTATGTGGACGGTCCGCGAGTTATTACTGTTGGAAAATCACTGGCAACCACCGGAGGACATGCCGACCCTACCAACGGCTGGAAAAATGATCTGATGGGCAATCCCGGGCCAACGGAAGGTGTAGTAAACGGAGTAGCGGAAGCACGACAGGGAGTGCGTCAACGCTATAAAGAAGGATCAGACCACATCAAAATAACAGCAACAGGCGGGGTACTGAGTGTCGCAAAATCCGGAGATGCTCCTCAGTTTTTTGAAGACGAGCTAGATGCGATTGTTCAAACTGCCAATGAATATGGAATGCACGTTGCGGCTCATGCCCATGGCGAAGAAGGAATGAAACGAGCCGTTGAAGCAGGAGTTCTCACCATTGAGCATGGAACTCACATGAGTACAGAAGTCATGGATTTGATGATTAAAAATGGCACCTATTACGTACCTACTATTAGCGCGGGTAAATGGGTGGCTGAAAAAGCAAAAGTTGAAGGATATTATCCAGACTTGGTGGTTCCAAAGGCGCTTGAAATCGGGCCGAAAATTCAAAATACTTTTGCCGAAGCTTACAATCATGGAGTAAAAATTGCTTTCGGTACGGATGCCGGCGTTTTCCCGCATGGATTAAATGGTAAAGAATTCCGCTATATGACTGAAGTAGGAATGCCCGTAATGGAAGCTATCAAAAGTGCGACCATAACAGGAGCAACGGTTTTAGGGATGGAGAACCAGATTGGTACTATTGAGGTCGGAAAACTTGCCGATATCGTAGCTACCGATACGAACCCCCTTAATGATGTCACAGCGCTAGAGTCTGTTTCTTTTGTAATGAAAGATGGTATAATTTATAAGAATTAA
- a CDS encoding YqaE/Pmp3 family membrane protein, whose translation MSILRIIFAIILPPLGVFLTIGIKPAFWLNILLTILGFIPGIIHAVWIIAKHDQ comes from the coding sequence ATGAGCATACTTCGAATTATCTTTGCAATCATTCTTCCTCCCCTTGGCGTATTTTTGACCATTGGAATTAAACCGGCATTCTGGCTAAATATATTATTGACCATACTTGGATTCATCCCCGGCATTATTCATGCTGTCTGGATTATTGCCAAACATGACCAATAA
- a CDS encoding helix-turn-helix domain-containing protein codes for MKHVSILIPRGHTSVVNIGGTHQILNMVNGMLADMGKDPVFDVHLVGLEKETRQSHGLFSVSPDCLMQEVKKTDMIIIPAIHDDFEKAKQQNQEFIPWIVHQYKNGAEVVSLCVAAFFLASTGLLDGKQCATHWMHANNFRRLFPEVKLVDEKIMTEEDGIYTSGGAYAFLNLLLHIIEKNAGRAVSVMASKAFSIDIDRDSQSAFIIFKGQKDHGDNKVEEAQKYIENNYEETIRVDDLADYLALSRRTLERRFKKATGNTITEYVQRVKIEAAKKDLETTRKNVNEVMYEVGYSDTKSFRNLFRKITGLTPIEYRDKYNREAIAV; via the coding sequence ATGAAACACGTATCTATTTTAATACCCCGGGGACATACCAGTGTTGTAAACATTGGTGGTACCCATCAAATTCTTAATATGGTGAATGGAATGTTGGCGGATATGGGTAAAGATCCTGTATTTGATGTTCATCTTGTGGGGCTGGAAAAAGAAACCCGGCAGTCCCACGGTCTCTTTTCTGTAAGCCCGGATTGCCTGATGCAGGAAGTGAAAAAAACGGATATGATTATCATTCCGGCCATTCATGATGATTTTGAGAAAGCAAAACAGCAAAATCAGGAATTTATTCCCTGGATTGTTCACCAATATAAAAACGGGGCAGAAGTAGTGAGTTTATGTGTGGCGGCTTTTTTCTTGGCTTCCACCGGCCTGTTAGATGGGAAACAATGTGCTACTCATTGGATGCATGCCAATAATTTCCGGCGGTTATTTCCAGAGGTAAAACTGGTAGACGAGAAAATTATGACGGAAGAAGATGGCATTTATACCAGTGGAGGGGCCTATGCTTTTTTAAACTTGCTGCTTCATATAATTGAAAAAAATGCCGGTCGTGCAGTGTCAGTGATGGCTTCTAAAGCTTTTTCCATTGATATAGACCGAGACAGTCAATCTGCCTTTATTATTTTTAAAGGACAGAAGGATCACGGGGATAATAAAGTAGAAGAGGCTCAAAAATATATTGAGAATAATTATGAAGAAACTATCCGGGTAGATGATTTGGCTGATTATTTGGCTCTGAGCCGCAGAACACTCGAACGAAGATTTAAAAAAGCGACGGGTAATACTATCACCGAATACGTGCAACGGGTTAAAATAGAGGCCGCTAAAAAAGACCTGGAAACCACTCGTAAAAATGTAAATGAAGTGATGTACGAAGTGGGCTATTCCGATACCAAGTCTTTCCGTAACCTATTCCGGAAAATTACCGGCCTTACCCCTATCGAGTATCGCGACAAATACAACCGGGAAGCCATTGCGGTTTAA
- a CDS encoding DinB family protein has protein sequence MSQSTLKNGVITPDIVHYQTVCFLQATKLVQSIQSMKDVLLLQFDLHQRLYNNVLDGFTDEETNRRPHGDRNMNHVKYLAGHLLNSRYGLTSMTWFSPEVKWNDLFAVMGQSEAKDDIPYPSIEEIKKEWNILYEPTRKELEKLTADSLAKTPLAPFDKVAESKGKLWAFINHHQAYHIGQISILRKAFAKKPMSYE, from the coding sequence ATGTCGCAATCAACCCTCAAGAATGGCGTAATTACCCCTGACATAGTTCATTACCAGACAGTATGTTTCTTGCAGGCAACAAAATTAGTTCAAAGTATTCAATCCATGAAAGACGTTTTACTTCTCCAATTCGATCTGCACCAACGATTATACAATAATGTATTAGATGGATTTACAGATGAAGAAACCAATCGGCGCCCTCATGGCGACCGCAACATGAACCATGTAAAATACCTGGCAGGACATCTGCTGAACTCCCGCTACGGGCTGACATCAATGACCTGGTTTAGTCCCGAAGTAAAATGGAACGATCTTTTTGCTGTGATGGGACAATCTGAAGCAAAAGATGATATCCCCTACCCATCCATTGAGGAAATAAAGAAAGAATGGAACATACTTTATGAACCTACACGTAAGGAATTGGAAAAATTAACCGCCGATAGTCTTGCTAAAACCCCTCTTGCTCCTTTTGACAAAGTAGCTGAATCGAAGGGTAAACTATGGGCCTTTATCAATCATCATCAGGCTTATCATATTGGACAGATCAGCATTTTGAGAAAAGCTTTTGCGAAAAAGCCTATGAGTTATGAGTGA
- a CDS encoding VOC family protein — MTKELWINLPVKDVARSREFYKQIGFKLNPNHPENDQMAAFLVGEKEIGLMLFTEEQFKEFSNHEIPDPRNGTSTLFSFDAESPEEVDEIARKAKEAGGTIYGEPGEKDGWMYGAGFIDPDGHRWSILYMDMSKMPKG; from the coding sequence ATGACAAAAGAATTATGGATTAACCTGCCGGTAAAAGATGTGGCCCGTTCGCGGGAATTTTACAAACAGATTGGATTCAAACTCAATCCAAATCACCCTGAAAATGACCAGATGGCTGCTTTTTTAGTGGGCGAAAAAGAGATCGGGCTGATGCTATTCACGGAAGAGCAATTCAAAGAATTCAGCAATCACGAAATCCCTGATCCCCGGAACGGCACCTCTACCCTGTTTTCCTTTGATGCGGAAAGCCCGGAAGAAGTGGATGAAATAGCCCGAAAAGCAAAAGAAGCCGGCGGAACCATTTATGGAGAACCCGGCGAAAAAGATGGGTGGATGTACGGAGCCGGTTTCATTGACCCGGATGGTCACCGGTGGAGTATTTTATATATGGACATGAGTAAAATGCCAAAAGGTTGA
- a CDS encoding dihydrofolate reductase family protein, whose amino-acid sequence MRKIIYTKSVSLDGYIEDQKGTIDWTTPSEELHRHFNDRELEVDTHLYGRKVYEVMQYWEDADQDLDYMKEYARLWQKQKKIVFSTTMDQVKSGYELRNSVNPDEIRQWKKLTGKNMIVGGASLASSFMEHGLVDEIHLYIPPVLLGGGKPMFPLNQKLDLEFMESQIFPGGVMMLKYQIKS is encoded by the coding sequence ATGAGAAAAATAATCTATACTAAAAGCGTATCCCTGGATGGATACATCGAAGATCAAAAAGGTACAATAGACTGGACGACTCCATCTGAAGAACTGCACCGCCATTTTAATGACCGCGAACTGGAAGTGGATACTCATTTATATGGACGAAAAGTCTATGAAGTGATGCAGTATTGGGAAGACGCTGATCAGGATCTCGATTACATGAAAGAATATGCCCGGCTTTGGCAGAAGCAAAAGAAGATAGTATTCTCAACCACAATGGATCAGGTAAAAAGTGGGTACGAACTCAGGAACTCGGTGAATCCGGATGAGATCAGACAATGGAAAAAATTAACCGGAAAAAACATGATCGTTGGCGGGGCTTCATTAGCTTCGTCGTTCATGGAGCACGGATTGGTGGATGAAATTCACTTATACATCCCGCCGGTTCTTTTAGGGGGTGGTAAACCGATGTTCCCGCTTAACCAAAAACTGGATCTGGAATTTATGGAAAGTCAGATTTTTCCCGGCGGTGTGATGATGCTTAAATATCAAATTAAATCCTGA
- a CDS encoding nuclear transport factor 2 family protein, whose protein sequence is MKTKNQEFLEKFNQAFAQNDTDFILGQVSDTIKWTAVGDFTVEGKEAFQKALESMTGDEPYELNVHKIITHGKDAAVNGIMRSKDGKQYAFCDVYKFSGFNEPKISELTSYVVELR, encoded by the coding sequence ATGAAAACTAAAAATCAGGAATTCTTAGAGAAGTTCAATCAAGCTTTTGCCCAAAACGATACAGATTTCATCCTCGGGCAAGTTTCAGATACTATTAAATGGACTGCCGTTGGTGATTTCACTGTAGAAGGAAAAGAAGCTTTCCAAAAAGCTCTTGAAAGTATGACCGGAGATGAACCCTATGAACTCAATGTCCATAAGATCATTACCCATGGAAAAGATGCGGCCGTAAATGGAATAATGAGATCAAAAGATGGCAAGCAGTATGCCTTTTGTGATGTGTATAAATTCAGTGGCTTCAACGAACCAAAGATCAGTGAATTGACTTCATATGTGGTTGAGCTTCGTTAA
- a CDS encoding metalloregulator ArsR/SmtB family transcription factor, whose product MSADQLSSTFHALADPTRRAILGSLTSGEKTVSDLAEPFDMTMPAITKHLKVLEKAHLIERSREAQYRPCKLQPEPLKAIDEWMEQYRRFFEASFDRLEDYLKQIQTKEGDDANQ is encoded by the coding sequence ATGTCAGCAGATCAACTCAGTTCTACATTTCATGCACTCGCCGACCCTACGCGCCGGGCTATACTGGGCAGTTTGACCTCAGGCGAAAAAACGGTTTCAGATTTAGCGGAACCATTTGATATGACCATGCCTGCCATTACCAAGCACTTGAAGGTACTGGAAAAGGCACACCTGATTGAGCGCAGCCGGGAAGCACAATACCGCCCCTGCAAACTTCAGCCGGAGCCGCTGAAAGCGATTGATGAATGGATGGAACAATACCGCAGATTTTTTGAGGCAAGCTTTGACCGATTGGAGGATTATTTAAAACAAATACAAACAAAGGAGGGCGACGATGCCAACCAATAA
- a CDS encoding SRPBCC domain-containing protein, with protein sequence MPTNKTNVQTKGRELIMERIFDAPPQLMFEVWSSCKHLKNWWGPKEWPMHECEMDFREGGKWHFCLRGPNEGDESWGLAVYKNIDKPRKIEYKDNFSDEQGNINEDMPEMLITVEFFEHEGKTRQVSTTLFDTEATLKQVIEMGAVEGNESQMERLDEYLPTIQ encoded by the coding sequence ATGCCAACCAATAAAACAAATGTACAAACCAAAGGACGTGAACTAATTATGGAGCGCATTTTTGATGCCCCACCCCAACTGATGTTTGAGGTGTGGTCGAGCTGTAAACACCTGAAAAACTGGTGGGGGCCGAAAGAATGGCCCATGCACGAATGCGAGATGGATTTCCGGGAAGGAGGTAAATGGCATTTTTGTCTGCGCGGCCCCAATGAAGGAGACGAATCCTGGGGACTGGCCGTCTATAAGAATATCGACAAACCTCGGAAAATTGAGTACAAAGATAATTTTTCAGATGAGCAGGGCAACATCAATGAAGACATGCCGGAAATGCTGATAACTGTTGAATTTTTTGAACACGAGGGTAAAACCCGTCAGGTAAGTACTACTCTTTTTGATACCGAAGCAACACTTAAACAGGTCATTGAAATGGGCGCAGTTGAAGGCAATGAAAGCCAAATGGAACGCCTGGATGAATATTTACCAACCATTCAATAA
- a CDS encoding SRPBCC domain-containing protein: MKTEKKLENQKLILTRDFDATPELMFEVWSNCTHLKHWWGPKEWPMEECEMDFREGGQWRYCLRGPNEGDESWGMAVYQQINKPGKIIYSDHFTDADGSLMENMPNMTITVEFVAQNGKTRQISTVDFDTNEERDKIVEMGMAEGMDSSLNRLEQYLAELE, translated from the coding sequence ATGAAAACAGAGAAAAAGCTTGAAAACCAGAAACTCATTTTAACCCGCGACTTTGACGCTACGCCTGAATTGATGTTCGAGGTTTGGAGCAACTGTACACACCTGAAACACTGGTGGGGTCCCAAAGAATGGCCTATGGAAGAATGTGAGATGGACTTCCGAGAAGGCGGCCAATGGCGATACTGCCTGCGCGGACCGAACGAAGGCGATGAGTCTTGGGGAATGGCAGTCTATCAACAAATCAACAAGCCGGGTAAGATCATTTATAGCGATCACTTTACCGATGCAGACGGCAGTCTAATGGAAAATATGCCGAACATGACCATTACCGTTGAATTTGTAGCTCAAAATGGCAAAACACGCCAAATCAGCACCGTTGATTTCGATACAAATGAGGAACGTGACAAAATCGTGGAGATGGGCATGGCTGAAGGCATGGACAGCTCCCTAAATCGACTGGAGCAATATCTGGCTGAATTAGAATAG
- a CDS encoding alpha/beta hydrolase — MSVQKTTTQITISLFLLIFLICSPSVLHAQPKSGYVETGGINYYYEIHGEGEPLLLLHGGLGSIDMLESLLPAFTENRQVIGIDLHGHGRTELGDREISYIDMGNDMAAILKELGYKKVDVMGYSMGGGVALRVAIQHPEIVRRLVAVSASFAHPEATYPEIIAQQKQVGAEMAEAMKETPMYQTYKAVAPYPEDFPTLLDRMGELMQKPFNWSEEIKELEMPVMLVYGDSDMFRPEHIVEFYQLLGGGLKDAGWQRENMSQNRLAILPNLTHYEIFMAPQLAKTALPFLNGDSGAPSWSTGSSE, encoded by the coding sequence ATGAGTGTTCAAAAAACTACCACACAAATTACAATTTCACTATTCCTGTTGATTTTTCTAATCTGCTCTCCAAGTGTGTTACACGCACAGCCTAAAAGCGGGTATGTAGAAACAGGCGGAATCAACTATTACTATGAAATCCATGGGGAAGGTGAGCCACTTCTCCTCTTACACGGCGGGCTGGGTTCCATTGATATGCTTGAATCCCTCCTTCCTGCCTTTACAGAAAACCGGCAGGTTATCGGGATTGATTTGCACGGACACGGCCGAACCGAATTGGGCGACCGTGAAATCAGCTACATTGATATGGGCAACGATATGGCTGCCATCCTAAAGGAGCTAGGTTACAAAAAAGTAGATGTGATGGGCTATTCTATGGGAGGCGGTGTAGCTCTGCGTGTGGCCATACAACATCCCGAAATCGTAAGGCGGTTAGTAGCCGTATCGGCCAGTTTTGCTCATCCGGAAGCAACCTATCCGGAAATAATAGCACAACAAAAACAAGTGGGAGCAGAAATGGCGGAAGCTATGAAAGAAACGCCCATGTATCAGACATACAAAGCAGTAGCACCCTATCCTGAAGATTTCCCTACGCTGCTTGACCGAATGGGGGAATTGATGCAAAAACCCTTCAACTGGTCGGAAGAAATAAAGGAACTCGAAATGCCGGTCATGCTCGTTTATGGCGACAGCGATATGTTCCGGCCAGAACATATCGTGGAGTTCTATCAGCTATTAGGCGGTGGTTTGAAAGATGCCGGGTGGCAACGCGAGAACATGTCTCAAAACCGGTTGGCGATCCTGCCAAACCTCACGCACTACGAAATATTTATGGCACCCCAATTGGCCAAAACGGCCCTTCCTTTCCTCAATGGAGATAGCGGGGCACCGAGCTGGAGCACAGGTTCATCTGAATAA
- a CDS encoding DoxX family protein, with amino-acid sequence MKSIIQNIVSLLAGLMFINAGLNKFFHYMPIPDDLPEQVVNMNAAMAEIGWLLPLVAIAEIAGGMLFIIPRFRTLGAIVLFPVMIGIILIHLTVAPSGLPIAVAIFLVLLWAMYDQREKYLYLVKMDSLQKN; translated from the coding sequence ATGAAAAGCATTATTCAAAATATCGTCAGTCTGCTTGCAGGTTTAATGTTCATCAATGCCGGGCTGAACAAATTCTTCCATTATATGCCCATACCTGATGATTTACCAGAGCAAGTGGTAAATATGAACGCTGCTATGGCAGAAATCGGCTGGCTGCTGCCTCTTGTGGCTATCGCCGAAATAGCCGGAGGTATGCTATTTATTATCCCCCGATTCAGAACCCTTGGAGCTATTGTACTTTTCCCCGTCATGATTGGGATAATTTTGATTCACCTTACGGTTGCTCCCTCCGGTCTGCCAATAGCAGTGGCAATCTTCCTTGTCCTTTTATGGGCAATGTATGACCAGCGAGAAAAATACCTGTACTTGGTAAAAATGGATAGCCTGCAAAAAAATTAA
- a CDS encoding VOC family protein, with product MSTQKIIPHLWFDYQAEEAAGFYISIFGENSGTKERTYYTEAGQDIHGMEAGSLMTVDFELAGYKIIALNAGPLFHFTPAISFYVTCETETEVDELWHKLSEGGSAMMPLKKYDWSEKYGWVKDKYGLTWQISLGQLEDVHNQKIIPSLMFVSEEGQAEEAVNLYTSLFDDSDITGILRYGKNEDQPEGSVMHSQFQLNNGEVFMAMDSSPEHADFTFNEAISLLVECKNQKEIDHFWEKLSSDPKAEQCGWLKDKFGLSWQVVPEGMNQMINANDSEKAKQAMNAMLQMKKIDIQKLQEAFQGK from the coding sequence ATGAGTACGCAAAAAATCATACCTCATCTGTGGTTTGACTACCAAGCCGAAGAAGCTGCTGGATTTTATATTTCAATATTTGGAGAAAATTCGGGCACAAAAGAACGAACCTATTATACAGAAGCCGGTCAAGATATCCACGGCATGGAAGCAGGCTCTTTAATGACTGTAGACTTTGAACTTGCCGGTTATAAAATAATCGCCCTTAACGCCGGGCCGCTTTTCCATTTTACCCCCGCTATTTCGTTCTACGTAACATGTGAGACGGAAACTGAAGTCGATGAGCTGTGGCATAAACTATCAGAGGGCGGGTCAGCTATGATGCCCCTTAAAAAATACGACTGGAGCGAAAAATACGGTTGGGTTAAGGATAAATACGGATTGACCTGGCAAATTTCACTAGGACAACTGGAAGATGTCCACAACCAAAAAATCATCCCCTCACTGATGTTTGTTAGTGAAGAAGGGCAAGCCGAGGAGGCCGTCAATCTCTATACTTCCCTATTTGATGATTCGGACATCACCGGAATATTACGATATGGGAAAAACGAAGATCAGCCGGAAGGCAGCGTGATGCATAGTCAGTTTCAACTCAATAACGGGGAAGTTTTTATGGCGATGGACAGTTCTCCGGAACATGCTGATTTCACCTTTAATGAAGCGATTTCACTATTGGTTGAATGCAAAAACCAGAAAGAAATTGACCATTTCTGGGAAAAGCTCTCCAGCGACCCCAAAGCTGAACAGTGCGGCTGGCTGAAGGATAAATTCGGGCTTTCGTGGCAAGTTGTTCCTGAGGGAATGAACCAGATGATAAATGCCAATGATTCTGAAAAAGCCAAGCAGGCTATGAATGCAATGCTCCAAATGAAAAAAATCGATATCCAAAAATTACAAGAAGCCTTCCAAGGCAAATAA
- a CDS encoding SRPBCC family protein, with translation MKDKTIHISREFDAPRELVFEAFTQPEHIGKWWGPNGFSTTTKSMNFKVGGEWIFTMHGPDGTDYPNRVVYTEIKNSKLLKYDHFDKYKDDGRPPHFKQTITFKEANGKTKVEMNLLFPTVEKREEATEFGAVEGGNQTLARLAEFLVSEKPG, from the coding sequence ATGAAAGACAAAACCATACATATATCCCGTGAATTTGATGCTCCCCGCGAACTTGTTTTTGAAGCATTCACCCAACCGGAACACATCGGCAAATGGTGGGGGCCCAATGGGTTTTCAACCACCACCAAAAGCATGAATTTTAAAGTTGGGGGCGAATGGATTTTCACCATGCACGGACCCGATGGCACCGACTACCCCAACCGGGTTGTTTATACCGAGATTAAAAACTCTAAACTCCTAAAATATGACCATTTTGACAAATATAAGGATGATGGCAGGCCTCCCCATTTCAAACAAACCATCACTTTTAAAGAAGCAAATGGTAAAACCAAAGTAGAAATGAACTTGCTCTTCCCCACCGTTGAAAAACGAGAGGAAGCTACTGAATTTGGAGCTGTGGAAGGCGGGAATCAAACATTGGCACGACTGGCTGAATTTCTTGTCTCTGAGAAACCTGGTTAA